One window of candidate division TA06 bacterium genomic DNA carries:
- a CDS encoding NADP-dependent malic enzyme gives MSIEELKKKAEQPGIDAMKLHPFYRGKCEVVPKCRITSFDDFAIWYTPGVAKPCMDIKENPEKVLAHTNKWNFVAVVSDGTRVLGLGNIGPEAGLPVMEGKAILFKYLGGVDAFPICINTHDPDEIISLVKWIQPTFGGINLEDIEKPKCFYILDTLRNDPEMKIPVWHDDQQGTAAITLAGLINAVKIVGKDLDKVKISMIGAGASNVAIERIITAAGVEPKNIVVVDTKGILHKGRDDLKDDPTKWHLVETTNPDSVKGGIPEAMKGTDVCIALSRPGPDVIKAEWVASMAKDAVVFVCANPVPEIWPWEAKEAGARVVATGRSDFPNQVNNSLGFPGIFRGALDVEATTITDEMCIAASMELAKCAEDKGLKEDYIVPTMDEWEVFPREAAAVGMKAIEQGVARLKMTRDELFKTSAQIIKRAREETQCLMKEGFIKMP, from the coding sequence ATGTCGATTGAGGAATTGAAGAAGAAAGCGGAGCAGCCTGGCATAGATGCCATGAAGCTCCATCCTTTCTATCGCGGAAAATGCGAGGTGGTTCCTAAGTGTCGGATTACCAGCTTCGATGACTTTGCGATCTGGTACACGCCGGGCGTAGCTAAGCCTTGTATGGACATAAAGGAGAACCCGGAAAAGGTTCTTGCCCACACCAACAAGTGGAATTTCGTGGCGGTCGTTTCCGACGGGACGCGCGTTCTGGGCCTGGGCAACATCGGGCCGGAAGCAGGTCTGCCCGTCATGGAGGGGAAGGCTATACTCTTCAAATATCTTGGCGGTGTCGATGCGTTTCCCATATGTATTAATACGCACGACCCTGATGAAATTATTTCCCTCGTCAAGTGGATACAACCGACCTTTGGTGGCATAAACCTCGAAGACATCGAGAAACCCAAGTGCTTCTATATTCTGGACACCCTGAGAAACGATCCCGAGATGAAGATTCCGGTCTGGCATGACGACCAGCAGGGAACTGCAGCGATAACGCTGGCTGGACTGATCAATGCCGTGAAGATTGTCGGTAAAGACCTGGATAAGGTGAAGATTTCCATGATAGGCGCTGGTGCCTCCAATGTCGCAATTGAGAGAATCATCACTGCTGCTGGTGTGGAACCCAAAAACATAGTCGTGGTAGACACTAAGGGCATACTTCACAAGGGCAGAGACGACCTGAAAGACGATCCGACGAAATGGCACCTGGTCGAGACGACCAACCCTGACAGTGTGAAAGGCGGCATACCTGAGGCGATGAAGGGTACAGACGTTTGTATCGCTCTCTCCAGGCCCGGACCTGATGTGATAAAAGCTGAGTGGGTCGCCAGCATGGCAAAAGACGCAGTAGTCTTCGTGTGCGCAAATCCTGTCCCTGAGATCTGGCCGTGGGAGGCAAAAGAGGCGGGAGCAAGGGTAGTCGCAACCGGAAGGTCAGACTTCCCCAATCAGGTAAACAACTCTCTGGGATTTCCGGGGATATTCAGGGGCGCTCTGGATGTGGAGGCAACGACTATTACTGATGAGATGTGCATTGCCGCCTCAATGGAACTTGCCAAGTGCGCAGAGGACAAGGGACTGAAGGAGGATTACATTGTTCCCACGATGGATGAGTGGGAAGTCTTCCCGAGGGAGGCAGCTGCGGTGGGCATGAAAGCGATCGAACAGGGCGTGGCCAGACTAAAGATGACTCGGGATGAGCTCTTCAAAACTTCCGCTCAAATAATCAAGAGAGCCAGAGAAGAGACTCAGTGCTTAATGAAAGAGGGCTTCATAAAGATGCCCTGA
- a CDS encoding (Fe-S)-binding protein produces MTREELIHQVYTCATCGYCRFGCVVYNETGLERHTVRGRMLLLKKVLEGELPLDDRIVDSIYMCAQCQNCTINCPTGIDFVEMSEALRDELFRQGKIPDSARMVADVLTNYGNPYAQAADEKGAWLPSKYAEPKKSPNLFFVSCTSAYPLNRVAKSILRVLEKIEYDFTVLGGEEYCCGNPLIRLGEHEKSQEMINKNTENFRKLGVKRIFTACPGCYRTLLNHYSSEFKIQHITQFLLDLVEEGKIKFKEFPKKIVYFDGCDLGRHCGVYEEPRELLKAIPKVELVEFEYNRENAPCCGGPLLGGAPDLAKKIAEKTLREAHDLGVDMMVTSCGTCFLAFMEAAKVSSIQVQIRDLPMLLPPLVEKGE; encoded by the coding sequence ATGACCAGGGAAGAACTGATCCATCAGGTGTATACATGTGCCACCTGTGGATATTGTAGATTCGGGTGTGTCGTCTACAATGAGACTGGTCTGGAGAGACATACAGTCAGAGGCAGGATGCTTCTTCTGAAGAAGGTGCTGGAAGGAGAATTGCCTTTAGATGATAGGATAGTCGATTCTATATATATGTGTGCGCAGTGTCAGAATTGCACTATAAACTGCCCCACTGGGATAGACTTCGTGGAGATGTCAGAGGCGCTGAGGGATGAGCTATTTCGCCAGGGGAAGATACCAGACTCTGCGAGAATGGTGGCAGATGTTCTAACCAATTACGGCAACCCTTATGCTCAGGCCGCTGATGAGAAGGGGGCATGGCTCCCTTCCAAGTATGCGGAACCGAAGAAGAGCCCTAACCTATTTTTTGTCTCCTGCACTTCTGCCTACCCCCTTAACAGAGTGGCGAAGTCAATCTTGAGAGTCCTAGAAAAGATCGAGTATGACTTCACGGTGCTTGGGGGTGAGGAGTACTGCTGTGGTAATCCCCTTATTAGATTGGGTGAACACGAGAAGTCTCAAGAAATGATAAACAAGAACACTGAGAATTTCAGGAAACTGGGAGTCAAGAGAATATTCACCGCGTGTCCGGGATGCTACAGGACACTTCTCAACCACTACTCATCGGAATTCAAGATCCAGCACATAACCCAGTTTCTGCTGGATCTGGTAGAAGAGGGTAAGATAAAGTTCAAGGAGTTTCCAAAGAAGATTGTGTACTTCGATGGGTGCGACCTGGGCAGGCACTGCGGCGTCTATGAGGAACCAAGGGAACTTCTCAAAGCAATACCCAAGGTCGAACTGGTCGAGTTCGAATACAATAGGGAAAATGCTCCTTGCTGTGGAGGACCTCTCCTGGGAGGCGCTCCTGATCTAGCAAAGAAGATAGCGGAAAAGACCCTCAGGGAGGCCCATGACCTTGGAGTGGACATGATGGTCACATCTTGTGGGACGTGCTTCCTCGCTTTCATGGAAGCGGCCAAGGTGAGCAGCATACAGGTTCAGATAAGGGACTTGCCCATGCTCCTTCCGCCTCTGGTGGAGAAGGGGGAGTAG
- a CDS encoding 4Fe-4S ferredoxin encodes MKPKVLAAKDLDAFVENLVKSQTVMGPTRTKKGICYKPIKDGKDLVLEWGNSLIGPKEFLFPQNEILVRFEGYVDSAVPVGEAEKVGPIVVFAARPCDARAIAILDKLFINEDYVDDYYRARREATTLICFSCNQPRPTCFCTSVGGGPFDATACDVAMARISEDYLVEALTEKGEKLVKDLPDADPSLLEKKEKLKKSAEESITTKLDLEGIPEKLKGMFEDPIWEEITDKCIGCGVCTYLCPTCHCFDIQDEAVDDNGKRIRNWDSCMFPIFTYHGSGHQPRDKRHQRMRQRIMHKFNYYVENFGVIACVGCGRCITECPTNEDLRDNLRKLKELEPAKVE; translated from the coding sequence ATGAAGCCTAAGGTGTTAGCAGCCAAAGACCTAGACGCTTTTGTTGAGAATCTGGTTAAATCCCAGACAGTGATGGGGCCAACCAGGACAAAGAAAGGAATCTGTTACAAGCCCATCAAAGACGGAAAAGATCTTGTGCTCGAGTGGGGGAACTCCTTGATCGGTCCCAAGGAATTTCTCTTCCCTCAGAACGAGATCCTGGTCAGGTTCGAAGGGTATGTAGATTCGGCTGTGCCCGTTGGCGAAGCGGAGAAAGTGGGGCCGATTGTCGTCTTTGCCGCGAGGCCTTGCGATGCCAGGGCGATTGCGATACTGGACAAGCTTTTCATAAACGAAGACTACGTTGATGATTACTACAGAGCAAGGCGCGAGGCTACTACCCTCATCTGCTTTTCGTGCAATCAGCCGAGACCGACTTGCTTCTGTACGTCCGTTGGTGGCGGTCCTTTTGATGCGACAGCGTGTGATGTGGCGATGGCCAGGATTTCTGAGGATTATCTGGTTGAAGCCCTGACTGAGAAAGGAGAGAAGCTCGTAAAAGACCTTCCTGATGCCGATCCTTCTCTCCTTGAGAAGAAGGAGAAACTGAAGAAGTCTGCAGAAGAGTCTATCACTACGAAGCTGGATCTTGAAGGCATTCCCGAAAAGCTGAAAGGCATGTTTGAAGATCCGATATGGGAAGAGATAACGGACAAGTGTATTGGCTGTGGAGTGTGTACTTATCTGTGTCCCACCTGTCACTGCTTCGATATACAGGATGAGGCCGTCGATGATAACGGGAAGAGAATTAGAAACTGGGACTCCTGCATGTTTCCCATATTCACGTATCACGGGTCTGGTCATCAGCCGAGAGACAAGAGGCATCAGAGGATGAGACAGAGGATAATGCACAAATTCAACTACTATGTCGAGAACTTCGGGGTCATCGCGTGTGTAGGGTGTGGAAGGTGTATAACCGAATGTCCGACAAATGAAGACCTCAGGGACAATCTGAGGAAACTGAAAGAACTGGAGCCGGCCAAAGTTGAGTGA
- a CDS encoding FAD-binding oxidoreductase has product MTHQEVLELSQIVGEERITSDEIDLLLHSGDLAPLPESLRNIYGIKLPDTLVFPQDVEQVSAVLKFANQKDIPVTPRGAATTATGAAIPVEGGIAMDLFRLNEIVEFNPQDEYITVGAGCPWKRIIDFLENRGFQLGGYPSSAPSATVGGWFGAGASAGVGVPQYGPAGEQVISMEVVLPDGKIYNTGPRESWLFIGSEGTLGVICEVTLKIYPKPERKFFMYDFDSIDAGVKALDGLWRLKPYFLTTINSGLASMLNEVGMHMSSKPLIIVGMVGGDEESLKTRWRSVEKACMEGSFLGEKPAEEEWENRFKVGLSFKTLGPSLMALEIRIPVPELLPLLNELEDILRNERWGVETLQGDHGTVCAVIYMLADEREKVAFLNKFSYIITAARLAFKHKGFLFGVGLHNTSHMNALHGEAFHFMRLIKNKIDPREIMNPSKTVQVRMPFFMLAMSMGMMRGVPGLVLFGMELASYLPLGLLRFGLGLMGEGIK; this is encoded by the coding sequence TTGACCCATCAGGAGGTTCTCGAGCTTTCACAGATCGTGGGAGAAGAGAGGATCACTTCAGACGAAATCGACCTTCTCCTGCATTCAGGCGATCTGGCTCCCCTGCCTGAATCGCTGCGCAACATCTATGGGATTAAGCTCCCTGATACTCTTGTTTTCCCCCAGGACGTCGAGCAGGTATCCGCGGTTCTGAAATTCGCCAATCAGAAAGACATTCCTGTCACACCTCGAGGTGCTGCGACCACTGCTACTGGTGCAGCAATACCTGTCGAGGGTGGCATTGCCATGGATCTCTTCAGGCTGAACGAGATTGTGGAGTTCAACCCCCAGGATGAATACATCACAGTAGGCGCGGGATGCCCTTGGAAGAGGATTATTGACTTTCTGGAGAACAGGGGATTCCAGTTGGGCGGATACCCATCGAGTGCCCCGTCTGCAACCGTGGGTGGATGGTTTGGCGCGGGGGCTTCAGCCGGGGTCGGCGTTCCGCAGTATGGACCAGCAGGAGAACAGGTCATCTCAATGGAAGTTGTTCTCCCTGACGGAAAGATCTATAACACAGGTCCCAGAGAGAGCTGGCTTTTTATAGGCTCAGAGGGGACACTCGGTGTGATATGTGAGGTCACCCTGAAAATCTATCCAAAACCTGAGAGAAAGTTCTTCATGTACGATTTTGACAGCATAGATGCTGGAGTGAAGGCTCTTGATGGGCTGTGGCGGCTCAAACCATACTTTCTGACCACGATCAACAGTGGGCTGGCGAGCATGCTCAACGAGGTGGGCATGCATATGTCTTCAAAGCCTCTGATAATAGTGGGAATGGTGGGTGGAGATGAGGAGAGCTTGAAGACAAGATGGAGATCTGTTGAAAAGGCATGCATGGAAGGGAGTTTTCTGGGTGAAAAGCCAGCTGAAGAAGAGTGGGAGAACCGGTTCAAGGTAGGCCTGAGCTTCAAAACACTGGGACCCAGTTTGATGGCGCTGGAGATCAGGATTCCGGTTCCTGAGCTGCTGCCACTCCTTAACGAGCTTGAAGACATTCTTCGTAACGAGAGATGGGGTGTCGAAACATTGCAGGGCGACCATGGTACAGTCTGTGCTGTGATATACATGTTGGCAGATGAGAGGGAAAAGGTCGCCTTCCTGAATAAATTCTCTTATATCATAACTGCGGCAAGGCTGGCCTTCAAACACAAAGGATTCCTGTTTGGTGTGGGCTTGCACAATACTTCTCACATGAATGCGCTGCACGGTGAAGCGTTCCATTTCATGCGGCTAATTAAGAACAAGATCGACCCCCGGGAGATAATGAATCCAAGCAAGACAGTGCAGGTGAGAATGCCTTTCTTCATGCTGGCCATGTCCATGGGTATGATGAGAGGAGTACCAGGTCTTGTCCTGTTTGGCATGGAACTCGCGAGCTACTTACCGCTCGGTCTCCTTAGATTCGGTCTGGGGCTTATGGGAGAAGGAATAAAATGA
- a CDS encoding heterodisulfide reductase subunit F has protein sequence MSEKNPYVPIPVTIDKAIIETEDRLIKTFDLVFRDKEDEKRFKYMPGQFAELSILGKGESPIGIASSPTEKGFLKFTVMKVGLVTIALHELEEGSIMGVRGPMGNWYPAEEMKGQNVVIVGGGFAFTTLRSLLIYLLSHRKDYKDIICIYGARNPGLLCYRDELDEWAKRDDMTLYLGIDWKFGPEGPIEEPAAEGWEPVNLKDPTQTKLEKGKYKFTAFVPQLVQAVKPAAKDAYAIVCGPPIMIKFTIPVLTELGFLPERIVNSLEMRMKCGIGKCGRCNIGNKYVCKDGPVFTYKELQNLPKEY, from the coding sequence TTGAGTGAGAAAAATCCATACGTCCCGATTCCTGTTACAATAGACAAAGCCATTATCGAGACTGAAGACAGGCTCATAAAGACCTTTGACCTTGTCTTCAGGGATAAGGAAGACGAGAAGAGGTTCAAGTACATGCCCGGTCAATTTGCGGAACTCTCGATTCTGGGCAAGGGGGAGTCCCCCATAGGGATAGCATCCTCTCCCACTGAAAAAGGCTTCCTCAAATTCACAGTGATGAAGGTCGGCCTTGTGACCATTGCCTTGCATGAGCTCGAAGAAGGTTCAATCATGGGTGTGCGCGGTCCAATGGGGAACTGGTATCCGGCAGAGGAGATGAAGGGGCAGAACGTGGTAATAGTTGGAGGAGGCTTCGCATTCACTACCCTCCGCTCACTTCTCATATATCTGCTCAGTCATAGAAAAGACTACAAGGACATAATCTGCATATATGGTGCAAGGAATCCCGGGCTTCTCTGCTACAGGGACGAGCTGGACGAGTGGGCGAAGAGGGACGACATGACACTGTATCTTGGCATCGACTGGAAATTCGGTCCCGAAGGTCCTATTGAGGAACCAGCGGCAGAGGGGTGGGAGCCGGTCAACCTGAAGGATCCGACTCAAACGAAGCTGGAAAAGGGCAAGTACAAATTCACCGCATTTGTGCCCCAACTGGTTCAGGCTGTGAAGCCTGCTGCAAAAGACGCGTATGCCATTGTGTGTGGTCCCCCCATAATGATCAAATTCACCATCCCGGTCCTGACAGAGCTCGGATTTCTCCCCGAGAGGATCGTAAACTCACTTGAAATGAGGATGAAATGCGGTATCGGCAAGTGCGGAAGGTGTAATATTGGCAATAAGTACGTATGTAAAGATGGCCCTGTTTTCACCTACAAAGAATTACAAAATCTTCCCAAAGAGTATTGA